A single window of Eucalyptus grandis isolate ANBG69807.140 chromosome 1, ASM1654582v1, whole genome shotgun sequence DNA harbors:
- the LOC120286899 gene encoding omega-hydroxypalmitate O-feruloyl transferase-like, which translates to MAIHHCMVDGVGAINFMNSWAELARGKSLSLIPYHDRTILKSRVPPQIRGPYDDFVRVSDVSDITASFEREQIVYKSFHFDADKLETLKKMITTGGQEMSSCSNFVALAALVWRARSMALKMKPHQLSKLLIAFDFRLKLRTSVPEGYFGNALLAPSCLCTAGELIDQPISSATGKINKAIERVTEDYVRSSIDFFDMYHYDPYSVSSLLISSWLRLDYSCIDFGWGGPRQLGTGNPPLNLCLFMRDE; encoded by the coding sequence ATGGCAATTCACCACTGCATGGTCGACGGTGTTGGCGCAATTAATTTCATGAACTCATGGGCTGAGTTAGCAAGGGGCAAATCATTATCCCTTATCCCTTATCATGATAGAACCATTTTGAAGTCAAGGGTGCCACCTCAGATCAGAGGTCCTTATGACGACTTTGTTCGCGTGAGTGACGTATCAGACATCACGGCCTCATTTGAGAGAGAGCAAATCGTATATAAATCTTTCCACTTTGACGCTGACAAGCTGGAGACcctaaagaagatgataaccACCGGTGGACAGGAAATGAGCAGCTGCTCCAACTTTGTCGCGCTCGCGGCTTTAGTATGGCGGGCTCGAAGCATGGCACTCAAGATGAAACCGCACCAACTATCGAAACTTCTCATAGCGTTCGATTTCCGATTGAAGCTAAGAACATCGGTGCCCGAAGGATATTTTGGGAATGCCTTACTCGCACCTTCCTGTCTTTGCACAGCCGGAGAGTTGATCGACCAGCCGATCTCTTCCGCTacgggaaaaataaataaggcaATCGAGAGGGTGACTGAGGACTACGTGCGGTCATCAATCGACTTCTTCGACATGTATCATTATGATCCTTACTCAGTGAGCTCACTGTTGATAAGTTCATGGTTGAGGCTGGATTATAGCTGCATAGACTTCGGATGGGGAGGGCCAAGGCAGCTCGGCACCGGCAACCCGCCATTGAATCTCTGCTTGTTTATGAGGGACGAGTAA